The Burkholderia cepacia genomic interval CAGGGCTTGCAACATCACCAGGCGTTTCATCACCTCGCCTACCCGGATGATTCCGCGCATTGCGTCCGTCCTTGTTCCGTCGTTTACCAGGAATAGCCCTGCTGCCGGTATTGCTCGTCGTAGCGCCGTCCCCACCACGGCAGGTACGCATTGCTTTCGCCCCGCGCCCGGAACCAGTCTGCGCCTGCGTCGATCGGCACCACCTGCTGCGGCGGCTTCACCACCACCGCCACCGGATGCTCGGCATCCGTCGTGCCCGCCACCAGTACATGCTCGCCCAGATGGTTCGCGCGGCCGATTGCCAGCACCACGTCGGTCAGCGCTGTACCCGCGCCCATCTCGCCGAGCAGCCCCGGCGTGTTGAAGGTCTGCTTCTGGAAGTCGAATTCCGGCAGCGTCTCGGTCAGCGTACGGCCCAGTGTGCCGATCCGCGACGACGAGGTATCGTTGCCCTTGCCTGCGTCGTGGATCACGTAGTTGAGGTCCGTCACCGGTACGTTCGCGTTCTGCGCAGCAGCGGCAATCGTGGCCTTCCATGCCTCGACGGCGCGCGTCGTTCCGGCCTTCGCCTCGAAGTCGTGCACGTTGCCCGTCGCAGCCTTGCCGATCCAGGCGAGCGGGGCGCGCTCGGTTTTCATGTCCGGGCCGGCAAGGATCAGCAGTGCCAGGTTCTCGTTAAGCTGGCTATCCACCGGCGGGAAGCTCGGCGCATCCCAGTTCATCACCCACACGCTCTTCTGCGGGTTCGCCTGCAGGTAGTCGAGCGCCGCGTTCAGCGAGGTAAAGCCCGCGTTGGGGCCGCCGGGCGTCACACGCACATCGGGCGGGGTGTCCTTGCTCCAGAGATTCGGGGACCAGACGTTGCCAATATTGAACTCGCTGACAATCTCGCGGCGCACATATTCCCGGGCTTCGTCGGGATCGAGGCGGCCAGCGGGAATCGCGTATTCGAGGTGGATGCCAGCCAGTTCACGCCACTGTCTTTTGTCCTCCGGTGCGACCGTGTAGAAGTATTTTTTATTCATCACATACCGTTCGCCGAAGATCTTGAAAATCGTTTCGATGTACTTGTGATGGTAGCCCTTGAAGGTTTCCGATCCGCGGCCACCGCTAACCAACCCGATCGACTGGAGCGTCGCGAAGCGCTTGGGGTTAGTGCGCACCATGTCATCGTTACGGTTCGGCTTGACAAGCCCCATCGTCCAGAGGATCTGCCACTCGGTCGGATAATCGCGCCGCTGCAGCGGGTTCAGCCATTCGAGCCCTACCACCTGCACTACGAATGGCTTGCCCGTGGCTGTGGCTGCTGCCGTCGATGCGTTCTCGCGAGGCGTGGCTGCCTGCGCCCGCCCGGACACCAACGCCGTCGCCAGCACGAACACAGCGAACGCCAGCAGGGCCGGCAGCATCACCAGTCGTTTCATTACCTCTCCCATTGTCCACCCGTCGGGCAGCGCCCGGCTTCCGTTTGCTGTCAGCATCCACATCACTTCTGCGCCCAAAATCGCCGACCTTCCAGTTCGTCGCGAACACGCGCTGCGTAAAGATGCCCTGTTCAAAGTGCCGGGATGCCGCCGGGCATCAACCGGCCACGCACCAGCACCGAGCCGTTCTGCGCCGACAGCATCACGAGCTGCGCAAAGCTGTGTGCGGGGGCATAGCGCACGAACACGCTTTCGAGCACGCGCGCGAATGTGTCGATCGACAGGCCTGCCAGCGCCTGTTCGTCGACGGTCAGCTTCACCCTCAGCCCCCGCACCAGCCGCGGCGCGGGAACCGTCATCCACTCCAGCACTTCGTCGCGGCACAGCCCCACGATGCCGTCGATCTGCCGCAGCGCCTGCTGCCGGCCGTCCGGAACATGCTGCCGGAGCAGATCCTTCAGCGCGGGCAGGCCGCTCTGATCCAGACTGAACGGCCCGGCGGACATCATCGACAGCAGCGCCCAGTGCCGGCCCCTCTCCCTGGGTCCGGACGTACTG includes:
- a CDS encoding virulence factor, which gives rise to MWMLTANGSRALPDGWTMGEVMKRLVMLPALLAFAVFVLATALVSGRAQAATPRENASTAAATATGKPFVVQVVGLEWLNPLQRRDYPTEWQILWTMGLVKPNRNDDMVRTNPKRFATLQSIGLVSGGRGSETFKGYHHKYIETIFKIFGERYVMNKKYFYTVAPEDKRQWRELAGIHLEYAIPAGRLDPDEAREYVRREIVSEFNIGNVWSPNLWSKDTPPDVRVTPGGPNAGFTSLNAALDYLQANPQKSVWVMNWDAPSFPPVDSQLNENLALLILAGPDMKTERAPLAWIGKAATGNVHDFEAKAGTTRAVEAWKATIAAAAQNANVPVTDLNYVIHDAGKGNDTSSSRIGTLGRTLTETLPEFDFQKQTFNTPGLLGEMGAGTALTDVVLAIGRANHLGEHVLVAGTTDAEHPVAVVVKPPQQVVPIDAGADWFRARGESNAYLPWWGRRYDEQYRQQGYSW